In Leguminivora glycinivorella isolate SPB_JAAS2020 chromosome 11, LegGlyc_1.1, whole genome shotgun sequence, a single window of DNA contains:
- the LOC125231243 gene encoding uncharacterized protein LOC125231243 has protein sequence MLTHIYKTYKCLDHGFTMEQKSFTHNYYATNSAAPRHQNQSKFQTVKPHVSTSRPVNASPQPFNAVQPPWVQNQSHSTSQTFNEGPWPVRAGVAFKKFPVVPPPNSHNFYPLNEQGDMDAYLKGPYKCDPCSFREAKPRQSWTITNMPDFRALENMCHAEQRELYNQMKHKMDAELGKAPGQPIMSGMLFDQMQRRDMELKAKMIPLSHVEKTLIPNIASSVEMRGRYVQKNNSCGDTKEEADFFAAWGQMVQKEPSDFITHHSHNVQVPSNVVSIPNNISGPVQFIDPENDEYHEMSKVYMKPGSYKVPIKPTDPTPPFMPGSSQEAVFDNPLVEEMALKMKVPFPPVTLAPQPKYNLEAWPCLMPRRGDDMLTDEHKLMSRPGMSGLDIRNAEPLEILTMMTSDRAWEAAKQSAPKLVDFIHEGSKSDTARLYDALGLSANDDLSEDLKQVKFTMENSDTWAARMGSHNFISKDAHSLWENSSTNQDQSVLSNDSSKCLDSEPKSLESDEVSIPEKRQESKETRLNYDQTGNYVRGENQKKPSKTKVAASGMWYHPKKKKPLPAATVKKFEALLGNLAQLNEATFIQHDMDIKVAPRFYEVVKYPMCLHDISTKLKNSSYAEHEQVVQDFRRIFNNVRLYLKSYPDAAMKKNLNKTAAEFEKLLNEEFQNKWDSKSKTQDNAEDGKKEDKEDAKSAENKTDTNKKSDSKTSDDKK, from the exons ATGTTGACGCATATCTATAAGACCTACAAATGCCTAGATCATGGTTTTACAATGGAGCAAAAGAGTTTTACTCACAATTACTATGCCACAAACTCTGCGGCCCCACGCCATCAAAACCAGAGCAAGTTTCAGACGGTGAAACCTCACGTGAGCACCTCGAGACCCGTTAACGCCTCTCCTCAACCATTCAACGCAGTCCAGCCACCGTGGGTACAGAACCAAAGTCATTCTACCTCTCAAACTTTCAATGAAGGTCCGTGGCCGGTCAGAGCAGGAGTCGCGTTTAAGAAGTTTCCGGTTGTACCACCTCCGAACTCTCATAACTTCTATCCTCTGAATGAACAGGGTGATATGGATGCGTATCTAAAAGGCCCCTACAAATGCGACCCCTGTAGCTTTCGTGAAGCAAAACCTCGTCAGTCTTGGACTATTACCAACATGCCTGACTTTCGAGCTTTAGAAAACATGTGCCATGCTGAGCAACGAGAACTATACAACCAAATGAAACACAAAATGGATGCAGAGCTTGGCAAAGCTCCCGGTCAGCCAATAATGAGCGGCATGCTGTTCGATCAAATGCAACGCAGAGACATGGAACTGAAAGCGAAGATGATACCTTTAAGTCATGTCGAGAAAACCTTAATACCTAACATAGCGTCTTCTGTGGAGATGCGAGGCAGGTACGTGCAGAAAAATAACAGCTGCGGTGACACAAAAGAAGAGGCTGATTTTTTTGCGGCGTGGGGTCAGATGGTCCAAAAAGAACCTAGCGATTTTATAACTCATCACTCGCACAACGTTCAAGTCCCGTCGAACGTTGTGTCGATTCCTAATAATATCTCTGGCCCCGTGCAATTCATTGATCCTGAAAATGATGAGTACCACGAAATGTCGAAAGTGTATATGAAACCCGGAAGTTACAAGGTGCCTATAAAGCCGACGGATCCGACGCCACCGTTCATGCCAGGATCGAGCCAAGAGGCGGTGTTTGACAACCCTTTAGTGGAGGAGATGGCTTTGAAGATGAAGGTGCCCTTTCCACCCGTGACGTTGGCACCGCAACCAAAGTACAACCTCGAGGCATGGCCGTGCCTCATGCCGAGGCGCGGTGACGATATGTTGACAGACGAACACAAGCTGATGTCGAGACCTGGCATGTCTGGTTTGGATATAAGAAACGCCGAACCTTTGGAGATTCTGACTATGATGACGTCTGATCGTGCCTGGGAAGCAGCTAAACAGTCGGCCCCCAAACTCGTAGACTTCATTCACGAAGGATCCAAGTCAGATACAGCGAGGTTGTACGATGCTTTGGGATTGAGTGCTAACGATGACCTCTCCGAAGATTTAAAACAAGTGAAATTCACAATGGAAAACAGTGACACCTGGGCCGCTAGGATGGGGTCTCACAACTTCATTTCGAAGGACGCGCACAGTTTGTGGGAGAACTCTTCAACAAATCAAGACCAATCAGTTCTGAGCAATGATTCCAGCAAGTGTCTCGATTCGGAGCCAAAATCCCTTGAATCCGACGAGGTTTCTATTCCGGAGAAAAGGCAAGAGTCGAAAGAAACTCGTTTAAACTATGATCAGACTGGAAACTATGTTAGAGGCGAGAACCAAAAGAAGCCATCAAAAACCAAGGTGGCTGCGTCCGGGATGTGGTACCACCCCAAGAAGAAGAAGCCCTTGCCAGCTGCCACTGTCAAAAAGTTCGAGGCTTTGCTTGGGAACCTCGCTCAACTAAACGAGGCCACTTTCATCCAGCATGACATGGACATAAAAGTG GCCCCCAGATTCTACGAGGTAGTGAAGTATCCGATGTGCCTGCACGACATCTCCACGAAGCTCAAGAACTCGTCGTACGCGGAACACGAGCAAGTGGTCCAGGACTTCAGGCGTATTTTCAACAACGTCCGTCTTTATTTAAAG TCTTACCCAGATGCCGCTATGAAGAAAAATCTAAACAAGACAGCTGCAGAATTTGAAAAGCTACTGAACGAAGAGTTTCAGAACAAATGGGACAGTAAATCCAAGACCCAGGACAACGCTGAAGACGGTAAAAAGGAAGACAAAGAAGACGCAAAAAGTGCAGAAAACAAAACGGACACAAATAAGAAATCAGACTCGAAAACTAGCGATGACAAAAAGTAA